Genomic segment of Hymenobacter aquaticus:
CAAGAACTTCTGCGTGTTCGAGCACATCTACTTCGCCCGCGAAGACTCCACGATTCATGGCCGGCTGGTGGCCCGGGAGCGGGTGCGCCTGGGTAAGATGCTGGCCCGTAAGGTCATCGAGTCGGGTATTCAGCCCGACATGGTGATTGACGTGCCCTCGTCGGGCTACTTCGCGGCCTCGGGGCTGGCCGAGGCCATCGGCGTGCCCTACCGCCGGGCGCTGGTGAAGAACAACCACATGGGCCGCTCCTTTATCGTGAGCAGCCAGGCGGGCCGGGAGGATATCGTCAAGAAAAAGCTCAACCCGATTCGGGAGTTCGTGGCAGGCAAGAAGATTGCCGTGGTCGACGACAGCATCGTGCGGGGTACTACCTCGCGGCGCATCGTGCGCATCCTGCGCGAGGCCGGTGCGGCCGAGGTCTACTTCATCAGCAGCGCCCCGCCCATCACCTCGCCCTGCATCTACGGCATCGACATGGCCATGAGCACCGAACTGATTGCGGCCAACTATACCGAGGAGGAAATATGCCGCTACATCGAGGCCGACAAGGTCATCTACCAGTCGGTGGAAGACTTGCAGGAGCTGTTTGCCGAGGAGCGCGGCCACGGCGGCAGCTGCTTCGCCTGCTTCACCGGCCAGTATCCCACCGGCGACGTGACCAAGTACCTGCGCCACATTCAGGAGGAGCGCCAAAGCCACCGCAGTGACAAGAAAGGGCCGGACGTCATTCCCTCCGTGAGTGCGAAAGCGCCGGAGCCAACCGAGCATTAAGCTAAGGCTAGAAGTCTAGTTCCCCTCCTCAGACGAGGAGGGGTTAGGGGTGGTTGAACGGAGTGTTGAACGACCTTTAGAAACTAGCTCTAATACTTGTTCTTCCGTTTCAACCACCCCTAACCCCTCCTCATCTGAGGAGGGGAACTAGTTTTCTAGTTTTAACCTAGTTTCTAACATGTCATCTGAGCTCAAAGCCACCGCCGGCTACTCCATCGAAGAAGGCAACGCCGCCTCCAAAAACGCCTACCACTGGGCCCAGAAAACCTTCAGCACCCGGGCGGGCAAGCCCGGGGAACCGGCCCAGGACCTGGCGGGCGGCTTTTCCAACGAAATCCGCTTTGGTGCCGAGCGGCTGGGCATCGGCTCCGACGGTATCGGCACTAAGATCGAAGTGGCCGAGCGCCTGGACCGCTACGACACGCTGGGCTACGACCTGATTGCCATGGTGGCCGACGACCTGGTAGTGGCCGGCTTCATCCCGACCAACCTGTCGAACATCATCGACGTGAATACGCTCGACTACGCGGTGGTCGACGAGCTGATGCGCGGCCTGCACGACGCGGCCCAGTTCAGCCAGATTGCCGTGACGGGCGGCGAAATTGCCGAGCTCGGCAACCGCATCGGTGGCTACCCCGGGGCCCGGATGAACTTCAACTGGTGCTCGACGGCCGTGGGCGTGCTACACCCCAGCCTGGAGCGGCCCTTGAGCGGGGCCAACGTTCGGGCTGGGCAGGCCGTGGTGGCGCTTCGCTCGCCCTCGTTCCGCTCCAACGGCTACTCCCTGGCCCGCCGCGCCCTGACCAAAGCCTTCGGGGAGAAGTGGCACGCAGCGCCCTACACCGGCCCCGATGTCGCCGAAATGGGCCAGACCTGGGGCGAGGTCATGCTGGCCCCCTCGCTCATCTTCGCGCCCGGCGTGGGTGCGGTGCTGGATGCTGGCTTGCCCCTGCACGCGGCGGCCCACATCACCGGCGGCGGCATTGCCGACAACTTCAAGCGGGTGCTGAAAAACAGCGTCGGCGCCGAGCTGACCAACCTGTTTGAGCCCCTGCCCGCCATGCAACAGCTGGCCGAACTGGCAGGCATCACGCCCACGGAAGCTTACCTCTACTGGAACATGGGCAACGGCATGCTGCTCGTAACCGACCAGGACCAGGCCGAAGCCGTGGCCGAAACCCTGCGCGCCAAGGGCTACCAGGCCCAGGTAGCCGGCCGCATCACGGCCGAGGCCGGGGTGAAGCTGAACGTAAGTGCCGGCGAGCTGCGCTACGAGTAGCCGAATTTTCCGTGGAAGCTAGCCTTAAGAAAAAGCCCGCTGCCATTTCTGGTAGTGGGCTTTTTGCTGCCCTCAATTTACGAAGGGATGTTAATAATCAGAAAGGTTATGAGACGCGAAATGGGTTAAAATAGAAGGGGTATTTTGTGAATAATAACATGTATTTCAAATAATGACATAAAATTTGATAGTGGTTTTAGGTTTTTAATATAATATTAATATATATTGGCATTGTAAATGACAGCCTGCCCATGCAGGACTAATTGGATTGCCGGCACTGCGGCGGTCCGCACTTGCCGTGGCCCTAAGTAAGGCCGTAGCTCCGCCGCCAGCGTTCCTGGCGCCGCGGGTGCCTCACTTCCCCCCGGTGAGGCCAGCACAACGCATTTCGAGTGAGAGTACCGAGTGTGCTTCCCGGGTAAAAACCGGGCAGGGGAATATCTGTCCGCCGTTTTTGGCCGCGAAGCAAGTACCAAAGTGACCCGCGCACCCCGCCGGCCCCGGCCGGTGTGCCCCGCGCTTGCCAATTCTTTGCCCGTGCCACTCCTAACCCCGACAGTATGCTGCTTTCTACTGCTGCCCTGGCCTTCCTGTGCGTCCCGCTGGCTGCCGAACCGGATGATTCCGTCAAAACCGCGCCCGTGAAGCTCTCGGGGTTTGTGGACGGCTACTACCGCTACAACTTCAACAACCCCGGCGAGGCGCCTTATAACAACCTGACCAGCTTCACCAACAGCCATAATTCCTTCGAGCTAGGTATGGTTTCGCTGAAAGCCGAGCATACGGTGGGCAAAGTCGGCTTCGTGGCCGACCTCGGCTTCGGGCGCCGGGCCGAGGAGTTTTCCTACAACGACGACCACACCCGCTTGGCCATCAAGCAGGCTTTCATCACCTACGCCCCAACCGAAAACGTCAAGCTGACCGGTGGCAGCTGGGCCACCCACATCGGCTACGAGGCCGTGGATGCCTACCTCAACCGCAATTACAGCATGAGCTACCTGTTCTCCTACGGGCCCTTTTTTCACACGGGGCTGAAGGCGGAACTCACCCTGGGCAACACCACGCTCATGG
This window contains:
- the purF gene encoding amidophosphoribosyltransferase, whose amino-acid sequence is MCGIVGFYGPDDVAHDIVFGLTALQHRGQDAAGIATFDDNFHLCKGNGLISDVFRPKQLKKLKGNIGIGHARYTTQGSNDAELAQPFTTSYPFGLAMVHNGNVINFRSAAKRLHEKYHVLPKTSNDLELIMYTFASELRLKNLDNLSVIDIFDAVETTQELVKGAYATITVIAGHGLLAFNDPLGIRPLVLGRRDTERGPIYAFASESTCFDYLGFEFIKNVGPGQAIFIDQNFQVHYKNPYSLPKNFCVFEHIYFAREDSTIHGRLVARERVRLGKMLARKVIESGIQPDMVIDVPSSGYFAASGLAEAIGVPYRRALVKNNHMGRSFIVSSQAGREDIVKKKLNPIREFVAGKKIAVVDDSIVRGTTSRRIVRILREAGAAEVYFISSAPPITSPCIYGIDMAMSTELIAANYTEEEICRYIEADKVIYQSVEDLQELFAEERGHGGSCFACFTGQYPTGDVTKYLRHIQEERQSHRSDKKGPDVIPSVSAKAPEPTEH
- a CDS encoding AIR synthase-related protein, which codes for MSSELKATAGYSIEEGNAASKNAYHWAQKTFSTRAGKPGEPAQDLAGGFSNEIRFGAERLGIGSDGIGTKIEVAERLDRYDTLGYDLIAMVADDLVVAGFIPTNLSNIIDVNTLDYAVVDELMRGLHDAAQFSQIAVTGGEIAELGNRIGGYPGARMNFNWCSTAVGVLHPSLERPLSGANVRAGQAVVALRSPSFRSNGYSLARRALTKAFGEKWHAAPYTGPDVAEMGQTWGEVMLAPSLIFAPGVGAVLDAGLPLHAAAHITGGGIADNFKRVLKNSVGAELTNLFEPLPAMQQLAELAGITPTEAYLYWNMGNGMLLVTDQDQAEAVAETLRAKGYQAQVAGRITAEAGVKLNVSAGELRYE